A part of Synechococcus sp. KORDI-49 genomic DNA contains:
- a CDS encoding MFS transporter — MEGSRRRLMVAYGLGDAGTGLAATQLGFYLFPFFTCAAGLPAFIAGSLLTVIKVWDALNDPLIGWLSDHTNSRWGPRLPWMLSAALPLGISLAAMWWVPPGGLWQRTGYYVVMAILLMSAYTSVNLPYSALSTELTPVTSLRTRLNAARFTGSILSGLSGLIVASVVLGQGSDGYLVMGRITGTIASVATLACCWGLAPFAKTAQRPVPSSDPPRQQLKRVMANPRFLRVLGLYLLLWFALQLMQVVALIWMVQVVQVPAGLAPWLLLPFQVAALLGLQLWSVLSNRQGRIHTLRLGAGLWIAACLLSMLIPTLPAEPGLLDLLPLVALIVLVGVGAATAYLIPWSLLPDAIDADPGKPAGMYTAWMVFGQKLIIGLTMSVFGSLLTLTGYISGSAGSCNGALAFIQQPATALLAIRFSMGLLPAVLVICGLLVMRGWPDRGAHLQSTAG, encoded by the coding sequence ATGGAAGGCTCACGCCGCAGGTTGATGGTCGCCTACGGCCTCGGCGATGCCGGCACCGGACTGGCCGCCACCCAACTCGGCTTCTACCTCTTCCCGTTCTTCACCTGCGCCGCCGGCCTGCCCGCCTTCATCGCGGGCTCGCTGCTCACCGTGATCAAGGTGTGGGATGCCCTTAATGATCCGCTGATCGGCTGGTTGAGCGACCACACCAACAGCCGCTGGGGCCCGAGGCTGCCCTGGATGCTGAGCGCAGCACTGCCCCTCGGCATCAGCCTGGCGGCGATGTGGTGGGTCCCCCCCGGGGGCCTCTGGCAGCGCACCGGCTACTACGTGGTGATGGCGATCCTGCTGATGAGCGCCTACACCAGCGTGAACCTGCCCTACTCGGCCCTCTCCACGGAGCTGACGCCGGTCACGTCCCTGCGGACCCGCCTGAACGCCGCCCGCTTCACCGGCTCGATCCTCTCGGGCCTCAGCGGCCTGATCGTCGCCTCGGTGGTGCTCGGCCAGGGGTCCGATGGCTATCTGGTGATGGGGCGCATCACCGGCACGATCGCCTCAGTGGCCACCCTCGCCTGCTGCTGGGGTCTGGCGCCCTTCGCCAAGACAGCGCAGCGCCCCGTGCCCAGCAGCGATCCACCGCGCCAGCAACTGAAACGGGTGATGGCCAACCCACGCTTTCTGCGGGTGCTCGGCCTCTACCTGCTGCTCTGGTTCGCCCTGCAGTTGATGCAGGTGGTGGCTCTGATCTGGATGGTGCAGGTGGTGCAGGTGCCGGCCGGCCTGGCCCCCTGGCTGCTGCTGCCCTTCCAGGTGGCGGCCCTGCTGGGGTTGCAGCTCTGGAGCGTGCTGAGCAACCGTCAGGGACGGATTCACACCCTGCGCCTGGGGGCCGGGCTGTGGATCGCCGCCTGCCTGCTCTCGATGCTGATTCCCACGCTGCCCGCTGAACCGGGGCTGCTCGACCTGCTGCCCCTGGTGGCCCTGATCGTGCTGGTGGGAGTCGGTGCCGCCACCGCCTATCTGATTCCCTGGTCGCTGCTGCCGGATGCCATTGATGCCGACCCCGGCAAACCGGCAGGGATGTACACCGCCTGGATGGTGTTCGGCCAGAAGCTGATCATCGGCCTCACCATGTCGGTGTTCGGCAGCCTGTTAACGCTCACCGGCTACATCTCCGGGTCGGCCGGCAGCTGCAACGGCGCGCTGGCCTTCATCCAGCAACCAGCCACAGCGCTGCTGGCCATCCGCTTCAGCATGGGACTGCTGCCCGCTGTACTGGTGATCTGCGGCCTGCTGGTGATGCGAGGCTGGCCCGACCGTGGCGCCCACCTGCAGAGCACCGCCGGATGA